In one window of Gossypium arboreum isolate Shixiya-1 chromosome 4, ASM2569848v2, whole genome shotgun sequence DNA:
- the LOC108459799 gene encoding peroxidase 10 — translation MAHKLFFSHNIASFIPFLLVFHFIPVVVSQFPYGYSQLSYRFYDWSCPRLTNMVKYGVLAAYRSDTRIAASLLRLHFHDCFVNGCDGSVLLDDTDDMMGEKNAFPNRKSVRGFEVIDNIKEDVERFCPSTVSCVDILTLAAREAVVLAGGPSWPVMLGRRDGVTASQQAANEQLPSPFEPLENITAKFTSKGLDLKDVVVLSGAHTIGFAQCFTFKNRLFNFRGSGKPDPMLDSSTLTNLQTMCPNIDSSNTNLAPLDSGSMYRFDNKYYTNLVNNAGLLESDQVLMRDSKTAAMVNSYSMNSYLFWNDFGTSMAKLGNIGVLTGNKGQIRKKCGAVNV, via the exons atGGCTCACAAACTCTTCTTCTCCCACAATATAGCTAGTTTTATCCCTTTTCTTTTAGTCttccactttatccccgtcgtggTCTCACAGTTTCCATACGGATACAGTCAGCTGAGCTATCGTTTCTACGATTGGTCATGCCCTAGATTGACCAACATGGTTAAGTATGGCGTCTTGGCTGCTTATAGGAGCGATACCAGGATTGCTGCCTCCCTCCTTCGCTTGCACTTTCATGATTGTTTCGTTAAT GGTTGCGATGGATCGGTACTCCTCGACGACACTGATGACATGATGGGTGAGAAGAACGCTTTCCCGAACCGAAAGTCAGTTCGAGGGTTTGAAGTTATAGACAACATAAAAGAAGACGTCGAAAGGTTTTGCCCATCAACTGTTTCATGTGTCGATATATTGACTCTTGCAGCAAGGGAAGCTGTTGTCCTG GCAGGAGGGCCGTCGTGGCCAGTAATGTTAGGGCGACGAGATGGGGTAACCGCAAGTCAACAAGCAGCTAATGAGCAATTGCCATCACCTTTTGAGCCTTTGGAAAATATTACTGCAAAATTCACATCCAAGGGTCTTGACCTTAAGGATGTTGTTGTCCTTTCAG GAGCTCATACCATAGGTTTCGCTCAATGTTTCACCTTCAAAAATAGACTCTTCAACTTTCGAGGCTCAGGTAAACCGGACCCTATGCTCGACTCTTCAACACTCACCAATTTGCAAACCATGTGCCCAAACATTGACTCCTCGAACACCAACCTTGCCCCGCTCGACTCGGGTAGCATGTACAGGTTCGACAACAAGTACTACACGAACCTTGTGAACAATGCTGGGCTTCTCGAATCCGATCAAGTCCTGATGCGAGACTCGAAGACCGCTGCGATGGTTAATTCCTATAGCATGAACTCTTACCTTTTCTGGAATGATTTCGGGACATCAATGGCTAAGCTTGGGAACATTGGTGTTCTTACTGGGAATAAGGGACAAATTAGAAAGAAGTGTGGGGCAGTTAACGTatga
- the LOC108458196 gene encoding transcription factor HHO6-like, with product MGSVPSELSLDFRPKFIPKTISNFLEEISLMGSVSDKVSKLDSFVKRLEEEMRKIDGFKRELPLSMLLLNDAILALKEESTQCVRRRNVEPVLEEFIPLKNNRKENNNHSDDEEEDDSKKNWMSSVQLWNTEDDDHSSIDDKLDTKRNHGDPFKNRGKVRGFMPFKANLSFAVKKEEKREIPIHGLTILTPGIKNPKVELGFTESRMSRSRAASCSSLKGQVNYRSELQPLSDHQQQQQQATRKQRRCWSSELHRRFVNALQQLGGSQVATPKQIRELMQVDGLTNDEVKSHLQKYRLHTRRLPPSTRTTTTPANESALVLGNGLWLSHDQYGDSSKGSSSQSGSPQGPLQLATNTGGTSTTRGDSTEDEEDAKSEAYSWKTRTHKPGKDHV from the exons atgggTTCGGTTCCATCAGAACTGAGCTTGGATTTTAGACCCAAATTTATACCCAAAACGATCAGTAATTTTCTCGAGGAAATTTCATTGATGGGAAGCGTTTCCGATAAGGTTTCAAAGCTTGATTCTTTTGTTAAAAGATTAGAAGAAGAAATGAGAAAGATCGATGGTTTTAAACGTGAACTTCCTCTTTCTATGCTTCTTTTGAATGATG CGATTTTAGCTTTGAAAGAGGAATCAACGCAATGTGTTAGAAGAAGAAATGTTGAACCTGTTTTAGAAGAATTTATTCCATTGAAGAACAATCGAAAGGAGAATAATAATCACAgtgatgatgaagaagaagatgattctAAGAAAAATTGGATGAGTTCTGTTCAGCTTTGGAACACTGAAGATGATGATCATAGTTCCATTGATGATAAATTAGATACTAAG AGAAACCATGGGGATCCATTTAAAAACAGGGGAAAAGTTAGAGGTTTTATGCCATTCAAGGCAAATTTGAGTTTTGCAgtgaagaaagaagagaaaagggAGATACCAATTCATGGACTAACGATTCTCACTCCGGGAATCAAGAATCCGAAAGTGGAATTGGGTTTTACGGAGTCGAGGATGAGCCGTAGTAGAGCAGCTTCGTGTTCTTCCTTGAAGGGTCAGGTGAATTACCGGTCCGAATTGCAGCCCTTATCCGATCACCAGCAACAACAACAGCAGGCTACTAGGAAGCAAAGGAGGTGTTGGTCATCGGAGTTACATCGCCGGTTTGTTAATGCCTTGCAGCAATTAGGTGGCTCTCAAG TGGCTACTCCAAAGCAAATTAGGGAACTTATGCAAGTAGATGGCTTGACCAATGATGAAGTTAAGAGCCATCTGCAG AAATACCGACTTCATACGAGACGACTTCCACCATCTACAAGGACCACAACCACCCCAGCAAATGAATCAGCCCTTGTTTTGGGGAATGGTCTATGGCTGTCCCATGATCAATATGGAGATTCTTCGAAAGGTAGCAGTTCACAATCCGGTTCTCCTCAAGGCCCTCTCCAATTAGCTACGAACACTGGAGGAACCTCCACAACAAGAGGTGACAGTACGGAAGATGAAGAAGACGCAAAATCCGAAGCCTATAGCTGGAAAACCCGTACTCACAAACCCGGTAAAGACCATGTATAG